The following DNA comes from Sphingorhabdus sp. M41.
ATGTGCGATCCGGGCCATGAAGGTCTAACTGCTGACTCCTAAATAAGTTTCACCGTGCATCCAAACATCCGCCGCAGCGTAGTCTCATCATGAAAAGCAATTCTCTCCCTCGGGACGCCATTCTTGTCATTAACGCCGGATCTCGGAAGGGAGAGGATTTGTTCGAAGAGGCGAAAGCAAAACTGGCGGAAGCTGGCGTTAATCTCCTCGACGCACAGGCCGTCGAGAATCCTGACGATATTCGCAATATTGTTCGGCAAGCCGTCAAGAAAGCACCGATGGTCATTGTCGGCGGCGGTGATGGTTCGCTTTCGGGCGTCGTCGACGAATTTGTCGGCACCGATTGTGTCTTCGCCCTATTGCCTCTTGGTACCGCCAACAGTTCGGCGCGAACGCTGGGCGTGCCTCTTGATCTTGAAGGGGCCATTGAGGTCATTGCGCACGGGCATCGCAAGCCAATAGATCTTGGCATGATCGATGACGATTATTTTGTAAACGCTGCATCCTTAGGCCTTTCTCCAATCATCGGGGAAACGGTTCCGCATGAATTGAAGCGCTATCTCGGTCGTTTTGGCTATCTGTTCTGGGCCCTGAAATGCCTCATCGGCTTCCGGCCCTTCAGGCTGACGATTGATGATGGCGCAGAAAAGCACGCATTATGGTCGACCGAAGTGCGGATATTGAACGGATCCTATCATGGTGGTCTGGAATTGTCTGACAATGCGGAAATCGACAGCGGGCAGATCGTGATCCAGGCTGTCGTTGGAAAAAGCAAAATCCAGCTCATGTGGGACTGGTTTGCAAAAGCGCTGAAGCTGAGAGACCGGAACGCCAACACGCGTGAATTTTCCGGAACATCCTTTCAGTTGGAGACGATACCGAAGCTGAAGATTTCAATCGATGGCGAAGTGCTGGCATCCACGCCAGTCCAGGTCCGCGTTGCGAGGGATGCCATAGAGGTCGCTTGTCCATAAGGGGCGGAACTATCCTGCGATGGCCGCGTAATTCTATTATGACACAACATAATGGAGAGTCCCCCATGGCGAAGATTGACAAGAAAAAAGCCGGACATTCGCACGAATATGAACGGCTGAACCCCGGGGCAGCACCCGGCACTCCGCATCGACCGGACAGTTCCTACGGCATGGATAAGGGCAAGGCCGGCGGTACGTATGGCGATGCGGACAATGTGCCGGTAAACAAGGACGATGATGCGACCCCCGGCGGCCAAGCCCCGGA
Coding sequences within:
- a CDS encoding diacylglycerol/lipid kinase family protein: MKSNSLPRDAILVINAGSRKGEDLFEEAKAKLAEAGVNLLDAQAVENPDDIRNIVRQAVKKAPMVIVGGGDGSLSGVVDEFVGTDCVFALLPLGTANSSARTLGVPLDLEGAIEVIAHGHRKPIDLGMIDDDYFVNAASLGLSPIIGETVPHELKRYLGRFGYLFWALKCLIGFRPFRLTIDDGAEKHALWSTEVRILNGSYHGGLELSDNAEIDSGQIVIQAVVGKSKIQLMWDWFAKALKLRDRNANTREFSGTSFQLETIPKLKISIDGEVLASTPVQVRVARDAIEVACP